One genomic region from Cryptosporangium minutisporangium encodes:
- a CDS encoding DUF3455 domain-containing protein, translated as MWGIGGTRRLRAVLAVAASAALAGGLAPAAAQAMQHGQAAQGTPAMQHGRAGQQNPAMQHGKRGYTLPPGTPRPSGNYRVLSVYRVVHGVQTYTCGTAGTWNAGSTPEARLVRYGRPGRIHHYAGPSWTSKRDGSTLVGALVQPTVPQPGTIPWLLLRVEAYENAPAGTELAAVTHISRVNTRGGLSPTGPCTPDERRSVRYGADYVFWVPGS; from the coding sequence ATGTGGGGCATCGGGGGGACACGCCGGCTTCGGGCCGTCCTCGCAGTCGCCGCTTCGGCCGCGCTCGCCGGCGGGCTCGCGCCCGCCGCAGCGCAGGCGATGCAGCACGGCCAGGCCGCGCAAGGGACGCCGGCCATGCAGCACGGCCGAGCCGGGCAGCAAAACCCTGCGATGCAGCACGGCAAACGCGGCTACACGCTGCCGCCCGGCACGCCGAGGCCGAGCGGGAACTACCGCGTTCTCTCGGTGTACCGGGTCGTCCACGGCGTCCAGACCTACACCTGCGGCACGGCCGGCACCTGGAACGCGGGGTCCACCCCGGAGGCACGCCTGGTCCGGTACGGACGTCCCGGCCGGATCCACCACTACGCCGGGCCGAGCTGGACCTCCAAGCGCGACGGGTCGACGCTGGTCGGCGCCTTGGTGCAGCCGACGGTGCCGCAGCCCGGCACGATCCCGTGGCTGCTGCTGCGGGTGGAGGCGTATGAGAACGCGCCGGCCGGAACCGAGCTGGCGGCGGTGACCCACATCAGCCGCGTCAACACCCGCGGTGGCCTCTCGCCGACCGGCCCGTGTACGCCGGACGAGCGGCGCTCGGTCCGCTACGGCGCCGACTACGTGTTCTGGGTTCCCGGGTCGTAG
- a CDS encoding cation:proton antiporter: protein MESADLAYAIVGVGALLAGVLPRLLEGRPLSLPIAFLGLGMLVFALPLDLGSPLPTEHPEVTTRLTEVGVIVALIGAGLKLDRPVGWRRWSVTWRLLLIAMPLTIALSALLGWWWAGLVPASALLLGAALAPTDPVLAADVQVGEPTDEEDSEDEVRFGLTSEAGLNDGLAFPFVYGAIALAGAGVAADAPSGWAALADWLWRWVALDVLWRVVIGVAVGLAVGWLLGKLFFYRSRSDTLRLADHAEGFLALAITFLAYGAAELVQGYGFLAVFVCAVSIRASERSHGSHQVLHDFAEQIERLLTVMLLLLFGGAVIDGLLAPLTWQAALVGVVLVFVLRPLAAWASLRGSTAKPRERWVIAFFGIRGIGSLYYVAYAVTHAEFPGTDLLWATVGFVVLLSVVVHGVAATPVMQWLDRTREGNPAVAAGKSA from the coding sequence ATGGAATCCGCAGACCTGGCCTACGCCATCGTTGGTGTCGGCGCGCTACTCGCTGGTGTACTGCCTCGTCTGCTGGAAGGACGCCCGCTCTCGCTGCCGATCGCGTTCCTCGGGCTGGGCATGCTCGTGTTCGCCCTGCCGCTCGACCTGGGCTCCCCGCTGCCGACCGAGCATCCCGAGGTCACCACCCGGCTCACCGAGGTGGGCGTGATCGTCGCCCTGATCGGCGCCGGGCTCAAGCTCGACCGGCCGGTCGGCTGGCGACGCTGGTCGGTCACGTGGCGGCTACTGCTGATCGCGATGCCACTGACGATCGCGCTCAGCGCGCTGCTGGGCTGGTGGTGGGCGGGCCTGGTGCCCGCGTCGGCGTTGCTGCTCGGAGCGGCGCTGGCCCCCACCGACCCCGTGCTCGCCGCCGACGTGCAGGTCGGCGAGCCCACCGACGAGGAGGATTCCGAGGACGAGGTCCGGTTCGGCCTGACGTCGGAGGCGGGGCTCAACGACGGGCTGGCGTTCCCGTTCGTCTACGGGGCGATCGCGCTGGCCGGCGCCGGCGTCGCCGCGGACGCGCCCTCGGGCTGGGCGGCGCTCGCCGACTGGCTCTGGCGCTGGGTCGCGCTGGACGTGCTGTGGCGCGTGGTGATCGGCGTGGCGGTCGGGCTCGCGGTCGGATGGCTGCTCGGCAAGCTGTTCTTCTACCGTTCGCGCTCGGACACGCTGCGCCTGGCCGACCACGCGGAGGGCTTCCTGGCGCTGGCGATCACGTTCCTCGCGTACGGCGCGGCCGAACTGGTGCAGGGTTACGGGTTCCTCGCGGTGTTCGTCTGCGCGGTCTCGATCCGGGCGTCGGAGCGGTCGCACGGCAGCCACCAGGTGCTGCACGACTTCGCCGAGCAGATCGAGCGGCTGCTCACCGTGATGCTGCTGCTGCTCTTCGGCGGCGCCGTGATCGACGGCCTGCTCGCGCCGCTGACCTGGCAGGCCGCGCTGGTCGGCGTCGTGCTGGTGTTCGTGCTGCGGCCGCTGGCCGCGTGGGCGTCGCTGCGGGGGTCGACCGCGAAACCGCGGGAGCGGTGGGTCATCGCGTTCTTCGGCATCCGCGGAATCGGTTCGCTCTACTACGTGGCGTACGCGGTCACCCACGCGGAATTCCCCGGCACCGACCTGCTCTGGGCCACCGTCGGCTTCGTCGTCCTGCTCTCGGTGGTCGTGCACGGCGTCGCCGCGACGCCGGTGATGCAGTGGCTCGACCGGACCCGCGAAGGCAACCCGGCGGTCGCCGCCGGCAAATCGGCCTGA
- a CDS encoding acyl-CoA thioesterase, producing the protein MHSTTPVTPLSLADVVDLKETGDGRYLATAVDRSSGPRVFGGQLVAQALAAAGRTVPDGRVPHSLHGHFLDAADPEEPTEYTVDVVRDGRAQAVRYVRGRQGSSEVFALTASFAAAAPSGPVLEHQVPTSPVPDFDAVESVAETLARADARLGEWFSTRITPKPVEVRFVDRPARDYVLQGDEAPRRQQVLIRIRDRLGDDPIQQACGLAYFSDMFLLSTAVYPHRAIIGDRSLLVASLDHAVWFHGPVQADEWLLYVMESDWAGAGRGLCRGRLFDAAGRLVATVAQEGLVKPVSR; encoded by the coding sequence ATGCACAGCACAACCCCGGTGACACCGCTCAGCCTGGCCGACGTGGTGGACCTGAAGGAGACCGGCGACGGGCGGTACCTCGCCACCGCGGTGGACCGGTCGTCCGGGCCTCGGGTCTTCGGCGGGCAACTGGTCGCCCAGGCGTTGGCCGCCGCCGGACGGACCGTTCCGGACGGGCGGGTGCCGCACTCCCTGCACGGGCACTTCCTCGACGCGGCCGACCCGGAGGAGCCGACCGAGTACACCGTCGACGTGGTGCGCGACGGCCGCGCGCAGGCCGTCCGGTACGTCCGCGGCCGGCAGGGCTCGTCTGAGGTGTTCGCGCTGACCGCGTCGTTCGCCGCCGCGGCACCGTCCGGTCCGGTGCTGGAGCACCAGGTGCCGACGTCCCCGGTGCCCGACTTCGACGCGGTCGAATCGGTGGCCGAGACGCTGGCCCGCGCCGACGCGCGCCTCGGCGAGTGGTTCTCGACCCGGATCACGCCCAAGCCGGTCGAGGTCCGCTTCGTCGACCGGCCGGCCCGCGACTACGTACTCCAGGGCGACGAGGCGCCGCGCCGGCAACAGGTGCTGATCCGGATCCGGGACCGGCTCGGCGACGACCCGATCCAGCAGGCGTGCGGCCTCGCCTACTTCTCCGACATGTTCCTGCTCTCGACCGCCGTCTACCCGCACCGCGCCATCATCGGCGACCGCAGCCTGCTGGTCGCCAGCCTCGACCACGCCGTCTGGTTCCACGGCCCGGTCCAGGCGGACGAGTGGCTGCTCTACGTGATGGAGTCGGACTGGGCGGGCGCCGGCCGCGGGCTCTGCCGCGGGCGGCTGTTCGACGCCGCCGGTCGGCTGGTCGCCACGGTCGCGCAGGAAGGGCTGGTCAAACCGGTCTCCCGGTAG
- a CDS encoding DUF2293 domain-containing protein: MVSKLERRVVEVAESALATRKVVSAVDVLTGLRWVRTAQVDSWRHGRVDALEAATAVDAAKLLDAVSILREWAQRKGLVPGDAVYVAASRDRRPLRFTRAGDDAVEAAFRTEWSAADLSPARRKRLAERQQAVPDLVVHAAAGVWACDGCDGTAPFQVPDGDERLCPGCADLDHLVFLPAGHAALSRRAKAESGLSAVVVLFNRRRKRYERQGVLVEEDALARAERSCLDDEDARERRRQRDEVRRAAADVEYQAALATRIAELFPGCPPARAQAIARHAGERRSGRVGRSAAAKVLDEEAVTLAVVAAVRHDDTEYDALLMAGVPRREARARIRRRLDDVLTAWRRRAR; this comes from the coding sequence CTGGTGTCGAAACTGGAGCGGCGGGTCGTCGAGGTCGCGGAGAGCGCGCTGGCTACCCGGAAGGTGGTGTCCGCGGTCGACGTCCTGACCGGTTTGCGGTGGGTGCGTACGGCGCAGGTCGACTCGTGGCGCCACGGCCGGGTGGACGCGCTGGAGGCGGCCACCGCGGTCGACGCCGCGAAGCTGCTCGACGCGGTGAGCATCCTGCGCGAGTGGGCGCAGCGGAAGGGTCTGGTGCCGGGGGACGCCGTCTACGTCGCGGCCAGCCGGGACCGGCGCCCGCTCCGGTTCACCCGGGCCGGCGACGACGCGGTGGAGGCGGCGTTCCGGACCGAGTGGAGCGCCGCGGATCTCAGCCCGGCGCGGCGGAAGCGGCTCGCCGAGCGGCAGCAGGCCGTCCCCGACCTGGTCGTGCACGCCGCAGCCGGAGTCTGGGCGTGCGACGGCTGCGACGGCACCGCGCCGTTCCAGGTGCCCGACGGCGACGAGCGGCTCTGCCCGGGCTGCGCCGACCTGGACCATCTGGTGTTCCTGCCGGCCGGCCACGCCGCGCTCTCCCGGCGCGCGAAGGCCGAGAGCGGCCTGTCCGCGGTCGTCGTGCTCTTCAACCGGCGGCGGAAGCGCTACGAGCGGCAGGGCGTCTTGGTGGAGGAGGACGCGCTCGCGCGCGCCGAACGATCCTGCCTGGACGACGAGGACGCGCGGGAGCGCCGGCGGCAACGGGACGAGGTGCGGCGCGCCGCCGCGGACGTGGAGTACCAGGCGGCGCTGGCGACGCGGATCGCCGAGCTGTTCCCGGGGTGCCCGCCCGCGCGGGCGCAGGCGATCGCCCGCCACGCGGGGGAGCGTCGCAGCGGCCGGGTCGGACGGTCCGCGGCGGCGAAGGTGCTCGACGAGGAGGCGGTGACGCTCGCCGTCGTCGCGGCGGTGCGGCACGACGACACCGAGTACGACGCGCTGCTGATGGCGGGGGTGCCCCGCCGCGAGGCCCGGGCCCGGATCCGCCGCCGCCTCGACGACGTGCTCACCGCCTGGCGGCGCCGCGCGCGCTGA
- a CDS encoding NADP-dependent isocitrate dehydrogenase, whose translation MTNSTIIYTHTDEAPALATYSFLPVIQAYASQAGVGVETRDISLAGRILAVFPEYLTEEQRISDALSELGELAKTPEANIIKLPNVSASIPQLKAAVAELQGKGYALPDYPDEPKTDEERDVRARYDKIKGSAVNPVLREGNSDRRAPASVKNYAKAHPHRMGAWSSDSKTNVATMGQDDFRSTEKSVVVPAEDTLRIELVGDDGTTTVLRESVPVQAGEVVDASVMRVAALREFLTAQVARAKAEGVLFSVHLKATMMKVSDPIVFGHVVRAFFPQTFAKYGAVLAAAGLTPNDGLGGLFKGLESLPEGAEIKASFDAELAAGPALAMVDSDKGITNLHVPSDVIVDASMPAMIRTSGHMWGPDGQEHDTLAVLPDSSYAGIYQVVLDDCRANGAFDPATMGSVPNVGLMAQKAEEYGSHDKTFEIPVTGTVRLVDASGTAVLEQAVSAGDIFRACQTKDAPIRDWVKLAVTRARATGDPAVFWLDATRAHDANLIAKVEEYLAEHDTEGLDIKILAPVEAIKLSVERIRRGENTISVTGNVLRDYLTDLFPILELGTSAKMLSVVPLMAGGGLFETGAGGSAPKHVQQLVKENYLRWDSLGEFFALAASFEHLAQTTGNQRAQVLADTLDRATATFLEEDKSPTRRVGGIDNRGSHFYLSLYWAQELAKQTEDAELAKAFGPLAETLSTNEQTIVDELLAVQGSPAEIGGYYQPDPGKAAAIMRPSQTWNSALASLT comes from the coding sequence GTGACGAACTCAACCATCATCTACACCCATACGGACGAGGCACCCGCGCTAGCGACCTACTCGTTCCTGCCGGTGATCCAGGCATACGCGTCGCAGGCCGGCGTCGGCGTCGAGACCCGCGACATCTCCCTGGCCGGGCGCATCCTCGCGGTCTTCCCCGAGTACCTCACCGAGGAGCAGCGCATCTCCGACGCGCTGAGCGAGCTCGGTGAGCTGGCCAAGACCCCCGAGGCCAACATCATCAAGCTGCCGAACGTCTCGGCGTCGATCCCCCAGCTCAAGGCCGCGGTCGCCGAGCTGCAGGGCAAGGGCTACGCGCTGCCGGACTACCCGGACGAGCCGAAGACCGACGAGGAGCGCGACGTCCGCGCCCGCTACGACAAGATCAAAGGCTCGGCCGTCAACCCGGTGCTGCGCGAGGGCAACTCCGACCGCCGCGCGCCGGCCTCGGTGAAGAACTACGCGAAGGCCCACCCGCACCGGATGGGCGCGTGGAGCAGCGACTCGAAGACGAACGTCGCGACGATGGGCCAGGACGACTTCCGGTCCACCGAGAAGTCCGTGGTCGTCCCGGCGGAGGACACGCTGCGGATCGAGCTGGTCGGTGACGACGGCACCACGACCGTGCTGCGCGAGTCGGTGCCGGTGCAGGCCGGAGAGGTCGTCGACGCTTCGGTGATGCGGGTCGCCGCCCTGCGCGAGTTCCTCACCGCCCAGGTGGCCCGGGCCAAGGCCGAGGGCGTCCTGTTCTCCGTGCACCTCAAGGCCACGATGATGAAGGTCTCCGACCCGATCGTCTTCGGCCACGTCGTCCGCGCGTTCTTCCCGCAGACGTTCGCCAAGTACGGCGCCGTCCTCGCGGCCGCCGGACTCACCCCGAACGACGGCCTCGGCGGCCTCTTCAAGGGGCTCGAGTCGCTGCCCGAGGGTGCGGAGATCAAGGCCTCGTTCGACGCCGAGCTGGCCGCCGGCCCGGCGCTGGCGATGGTCGACTCGGACAAGGGCATCACGAACCTGCACGTGCCGTCCGACGTCATCGTCGACGCCTCGATGCCGGCGATGATCCGCACGTCCGGCCACATGTGGGGCCCGGACGGCCAGGAGCACGACACGCTCGCCGTCCTGCCGGACTCCAGCTACGCCGGCATCTACCAGGTCGTGCTCGACGACTGCCGGGCCAACGGCGCGTTCGACCCGGCGACGATGGGCTCGGTGCCCAACGTCGGCCTGATGGCGCAGAAGGCCGAGGAGTACGGCAGCCACGACAAGACGTTCGAGATCCCGGTGACCGGCACGGTCCGGCTCGTCGACGCTTCCGGCACGGCCGTGCTCGAGCAGGCGGTGAGCGCAGGCGACATCTTCCGCGCCTGCCAGACCAAGGACGCGCCGATCCGCGACTGGGTCAAGCTCGCGGTCACCCGGGCCCGCGCCACCGGCGACCCGGCCGTCTTCTGGCTGGACGCCACCCGCGCCCACGACGCGAACCTGATCGCGAAGGTCGAGGAGTACCTGGCCGAGCACGACACCGAGGGACTGGACATCAAGATCCTGGCCCCGGTCGAGGCGATCAAGCTCTCGGTGGAACGGATCCGCCGGGGCGAGAACACGATCTCGGTCACCGGCAACGTGCTGCGCGACTACCTGACCGACCTGTTCCCGATCCTCGAGCTGGGCACCAGCGCGAAGATGCTCTCGGTCGTCCCGCTGATGGCAGGCGGCGGCCTGTTCGAGACCGGCGCCGGTGGCTCCGCACCCAAGCACGTGCAGCAGCTGGTCAAGGAGAACTACCTGCGCTGGGACAGCCTCGGTGAGTTCTTCGCGCTGGCGGCGAGCTTCGAGCACCTCGCGCAGACCACCGGCAACCAGCGCGCCCAGGTGCTCGCCGACACGCTCGACCGGGCCACCGCGACGTTCCTCGAGGAGGACAAGTCGCCGACCCGGCGCGTCGGGGGCATCGACAACCGCGGCAGCCACTTCTACCTGTCGCTCTACTGGGCGCAGGAGCTGGCCAAGCAGACCGAGGACGCCGAGCTCGCGAAGGCGTTCGGCCCGCTGGCCGAGACGCTGAGCACGAACGAGCAGACGATCGTCGACGAGCTGCTCGCCGTGCAGGGCTCGCCGGCCGAGATCGGCGGCTACTACCAGCCCGACCCGGGTAAGGCGGCGGCGATCATGCGTCCGTCGCAGACCTGGAACTCCGCGCTCGCGTCGCTGACCTGA
- a CDS encoding lactonase family protein, with protein sequence MNTLAVGSYTSDMNGSGDGLTVLPGGHLAVASPSYVIADAGTLYAVHEGEGTVASYTLADGGALRPLSTQPTGGASPCHLARVGAHTTVPAGRHPEGRLPVPGGHLVVANYSSGSVSVHPVSLGRIGPRTDLVQHVGAGPDPDRQEGPHPHQILVGADGTITVVDLGLDRLIHYRLDDGALTRTGETVLPPGSGPRHAVVHPSRRWYVAAELAAAVLTLENDVVVATTPATTSDEPTLPSGIVLSPDGRYLYLANRGADTVATFHLDDAGIPALVSEVPSGGVWPRDLALTGDGLVVANERSHTLVFLDLADGVPVPGGRTVEVASPTCVRPVA encoded by the coding sequence GTGAACACGCTCGCCGTCGGCTCGTACACCTCGGACATGAACGGCAGCGGAGACGGGCTGACCGTGCTGCCCGGCGGCCACCTCGCGGTGGCCTCGCCCTCGTACGTCATCGCGGACGCCGGGACGCTGTACGCGGTGCACGAGGGGGAGGGCACGGTCGCGTCCTACACCCTCGCCGACGGCGGCGCGCTGCGGCCTCTCTCCACCCAGCCCACCGGCGGCGCCTCGCCGTGCCATCTCGCGCGCGTCGGCGCGCACACGACCGTGCCGGCCGGCCGGCACCCCGAGGGCCGCCTTCCGGTGCCCGGTGGGCATCTCGTCGTCGCGAACTACAGCTCGGGCAGCGTCTCGGTCCATCCGGTGAGCCTCGGCCGGATCGGTCCGCGCACCGACCTGGTGCAGCACGTCGGCGCCGGGCCGGACCCGGATCGGCAGGAGGGTCCGCACCCGCACCAGATCCTGGTCGGCGCCGACGGGACGATCACCGTCGTCGACCTCGGCCTCGACCGGCTGATCCACTACCGGCTGGACGACGGGGCGCTGACCCGCACCGGCGAGACCGTGCTGCCGCCCGGCTCCGGCCCGCGGCACGCGGTGGTCCACCCGTCCAGGCGCTGGTACGTCGCCGCCGAGCTCGCCGCGGCCGTGCTCACGCTGGAGAACGACGTGGTCGTGGCGACCACCCCGGCGACGACCTCCGACGAGCCCACGCTGCCGAGCGGAATCGTGCTCTCCCCGGACGGCCGGTACCTCTACCTGGCCAACCGGGGCGCCGACACGGTCGCGACGTTCCACCTCGACGACGCGGGCATCCCGGCGCTGGTGTCCGAGGTGCCGTCCGGCGGGGTGTGGCCACGGGACCTGGCGTTGACCGGCGACGGACTCGTCGTCGCCAACGAGCGCTCGCACACGCTGGTCTTCCTCGACCTCGCCGACGGCGTCCCGGTGCCAGGCGGCCGGACCGTGGAGGTCGCCTCGCCGACCTGTGTGCGGCCCGTAGCCTGA
- the pip gene encoding prolyl aminopeptidase, with amino-acid sequence MHTLYPPLEPYRTGMLDVGDGHSVYWEECGTPNGKPVVFLHGGPGGGCSPEHRRLFDPARYRIVLLDQRGCGRSTPHAGLPVADLSANTTWHLVADLEALREHLGIDRWQVFGGSWGSTLALVYAQTHPERVTELVLRGIFTLRKAEIDWFYEGPAGMLAPERWEEFTAAAPEAVPGEYVEAYARRLFDPDPAVHEPAALAWARWEAGNISLLPRPELLASYGRAPFATAFARIENHYFRHGGWLTEGQLIAEARKLADIPTVIVQGRYDLCTPATTAWELHRALPEAEFVLVDDAGHAFDEPGTLDALITATDRFAGTE; translated from the coding sequence ATGCACACGCTCTACCCGCCCCTCGAGCCGTACCGCACCGGAATGCTCGACGTCGGTGACGGCCACTCGGTCTACTGGGAGGAGTGCGGAACGCCCAACGGCAAACCCGTGGTGTTCCTGCACGGGGGGCCGGGCGGCGGCTGCTCACCCGAGCACCGGCGCCTGTTCGACCCGGCGCGGTACCGGATCGTCCTGCTCGACCAGCGGGGCTGCGGGCGGAGCACCCCGCACGCCGGCCTGCCGGTGGCGGACCTGAGCGCGAACACGACCTGGCATCTCGTCGCCGACCTGGAGGCGCTCCGCGAGCACCTGGGCATCGACCGCTGGCAGGTGTTCGGCGGGTCGTGGGGGTCGACGCTGGCGCTGGTGTACGCGCAGACGCACCCCGAGCGGGTCACCGAGCTGGTGCTGCGCGGGATCTTCACGCTGCGGAAGGCCGAGATCGACTGGTTCTACGAGGGCCCGGCGGGCATGCTCGCGCCCGAGCGGTGGGAGGAGTTCACCGCGGCGGCCCCGGAGGCGGTGCCCGGCGAGTACGTCGAGGCCTACGCCCGGCGCCTGTTCGACCCCGACCCGGCGGTCCACGAGCCGGCGGCGCTGGCGTGGGCGCGGTGGGAGGCGGGGAACATCTCGCTGTTACCGCGGCCGGAGTTGCTGGCCTCCTACGGCCGGGCGCCGTTCGCGACCGCGTTCGCCCGGATCGAGAACCACTACTTCCGGCACGGCGGCTGGCTCACCGAGGGCCAGCTGATCGCCGAGGCACGCAAGCTCGCTGACATCCCGACCGTGATCGTCCAGGGCCGGTACGACCTGTGCACCCCGGCCACCACGGCCTGGGAGCTGCACCGGGCGTTACCCGAGGCCGAGTTCGTCCTCGTCGACGACGCCGGGCACGCATTCGACGAGCCCGGCACCCTCGACGCACTGATCACCGCCACCGACCGATTCGCGGGGACGGAATGA
- a CDS encoding zinc-binding alcohol dehydrogenase family protein — protein MRAAQIVRCGTPPVAADLPEPEPSPTSVLVEVLAAPITPLDLLCASGTSYFGVPPTPYVPGVQGVGRYDGRTVWFPTSAGMAPGDGSMAQRVAVLASDLVELPSGADPVGVAAAGLSAVAAYAALTWTGALTAGERVVVLGAGVVGQAAIQLARSAGAELVVAAARSAAAQRRAEAAGADVVVPLDSDDVDELARRFAAACPDGADLVLDGLFGAPAAAALRALRPGGRLVNLGSSAGETAPFDSATLRSRSLRVLGYTNNALTPADRAAAVRTIAEAIDGGRLVVAREVVPLEEVTAAWERQAAGAAEGRIVLTP, from the coding sequence ATGAGAGCCGCCCAGATCGTCCGCTGCGGGACGCCGCCGGTCGCCGCCGACCTGCCGGAACCCGAGCCGAGCCCCACATCCGTGCTGGTCGAGGTCCTCGCGGCCCCGATCACGCCGCTGGACCTGCTGTGCGCGTCCGGAACGTCGTACTTCGGCGTGCCGCCGACCCCCTACGTCCCCGGCGTCCAGGGCGTCGGTCGGTACGACGGCCGGACGGTCTGGTTCCCCACGTCGGCCGGGATGGCGCCGGGCGACGGCAGCATGGCGCAGCGGGTCGCGGTCCTGGCGTCGGACCTGGTGGAGTTGCCGTCCGGAGCGGATCCGGTCGGTGTCGCGGCCGCGGGCCTCTCCGCGGTCGCCGCGTACGCGGCGCTGACCTGGACCGGTGCACTCACGGCCGGGGAGCGGGTCGTGGTGCTCGGCGCCGGCGTGGTCGGGCAGGCCGCGATCCAGCTGGCCCGTTCCGCGGGCGCGGAGCTCGTCGTGGCCGCCGCCCGGTCGGCCGCGGCACAGCGCCGGGCTGAGGCCGCCGGAGCGGACGTCGTCGTGCCGCTCGACAGCGACGACGTCGACGAGCTGGCCCGCCGGTTCGCCGCGGCCTGCCCGGACGGCGCCGACCTCGTCCTCGACGGCCTGTTCGGGGCACCGGCGGCGGCCGCGCTGCGCGCGCTGCGCCCGGGCGGCCGCCTGGTGAACCTCGGTAGCTCGGCGGGGGAGACCGCGCCGTTCGACTCCGCGACGCTGCGGAGCCGGTCCCTGCGGGTGCTCGGCTACACGAACAACGCGCTGACGCCCGCCGATCGCGCCGCGGCCGTGCGCACGATCGCCGAGGCCATCGACGGCGGCCGGCTCGTCGTCGCCCGGGAGGTCGTTCCGCTGGAGGAGGTCACCGCCGCCTGGGAACGGCAGGCCGCCGGCGCCGCCGAGGGACGCATCGTCCTCACGCCGTGA